Proteins from a single region of Flavobacterium sp. YJ01:
- a CDS encoding twin-arginine translocase TatA/TatE family subunit — MGRLGLTEILVIVGIVILLFGGKKIPELMKGLGSGIKEFKNAAKDDQPAASKKQEEETK; from the coding sequence ATGGGAAGATTAGGTCTTACAGAAATCCTTGTTATCGTAGGTATTGTGATATTACTTTTTGGAGGTAAAAAAATTCCAGAATTAATGAAAGGTTTAGGAAGTGGAATTAAGGAATTTAAAAACGCTGCTAAAGACGATCAACCTGCTGCTTCTAAAAAACAAGAAGAAGAAACGAAATAA